ATTGTTGGGTTAAATTTTTTCGAGAATACTGCTGAAGTCCAACTGCATGTGATTGCAGTTTCCCTACCAAAAATTGATTATAATACTCTTGAATGGTTTGCTTTAATTTCGCTTTTTCTGAATACTCAAAAAACACTCCTGAATTAGTATTGGTTATTATCTCAGCAAAATCAGAATCTTTTGGACCGATAGCTAGTATTGGCCGTTCCGAAACCATATACTCAAACAATTTTCCTGGCAATATACTTTTGGTTTCTTCTGAATTAATTTCTATTAATAATAGAACTTGTGATTTGCGCTGGTGTGCCACAGCTTCGGCATGCGATACATAACCTAGATTATTTAAGTACAAATTCAATCCAAATTGTTCGATTGTTTCCAAAACTTCTTGGCTAATAGCGCCTATTAATTTGATCTCTAAATGGGATTTAAAATCAGGAATTTCAGTACAAAGTTCGACCAAACTTTCCCATACTATTTTCGGATTTCTTTCTGATAGAAAAGAACCAATATGAGCCAAACTAAATTTTGTATCCAAGCTTTGTTTGTCTACTTTTTCAACATCAAAGCCATTGGTAATTACTTCAATTGGTTTAGTGGTTAAAGCTTGGAACTCGGCTTTAGTAGTTTTACTAGTTACGATAATGGTATCAGCCGTATTTAACACTTGCCTTTCCAATTGTTTGTGCTTCTTAGCTGCATATTGAGATAATCGTAACGATTTATGGTAACCAATAGTGGTCCAAGGGTCACGAAAATCTGCCAACCACTTCAGATTCATTTTTTGTTTTAATTCCAATCCGATCAAATGCAAACTATGTGGTGGTCCCGATGTAATTATGGTGTCAATTTCGTTTTCACGAATGTACTTTTCCAAATAGGCAACAGAAGGTTTTACCCAAAATACCCGAGCATCAGGTATAAATAAATTACCTCGTACCCAAAGCATCACTTTCTCTAAAAACGATTGCTTTTTTTGATTGGGAATAATCCCTGAACTGATTTTTTTGGTCTTGTTTTTAGATAAAAAAGAAGCCAATTGATACGGTTCAAAAATGGGAGTTTTTAAAATAATGGCTTTATCTGAAACTTCAGCAACCAAATTAGAATCCACAATTGGATAGGTTGGGTTTTCAGGTACGAATACGATAGGTTGTACATCAAAATCAGGTAAATACTTCACAAACTTCAACCAACGTTGTACTCCTGGCCCTCCAGCTGGCGGCCAATAATAGGTAATGATTAAAAGTTTTTTGGTGCTATTATTTGCCATTTTGCTGCATTTCGATTGTCTTTTTTCTTTCGAAATAAATTCCGCCCATCAATAGTAAAAGGATCCCAATAGAACTTACCAAAGTAATTGTGCTACCTGTTTGAACCACCTGAGGTTCAAATTTAAATTCAACACTATGTTTTCCTGCAGGAAGTACCAATGCTCTTAAAACATAATCAACTTGAAGATGTTCTACTTTATTCCCGTCTATATAGGCATTCCAGCCATTTTTATAATACATTTCTGAAAACACTGCTAAACCTTCATTGGCATTAATAGAAGTGTATTGTAAATGGTTGGGCTGATACGAATCCAAGGTGATTACAGCTGAACTGTCTTTGACGAAAGCCAATTTATTCATTGTAAATTCCTTTGAATTTAAAACAGCCACATTTTTGGAATCTAGTTGACCCAATGCCTTCATCTCTTCGTCTGCAGTTGGAACTAATTTCACCTGACTCACAAACCAAGCATTTCCATTGGCATCCGGATTGGCAATAGGAAATTCTTTACCTTCTTTATCCGTTTGAATCAAATATTTTACATTCAAGAAGTTCAAGGGTTCTAAATTATTTTTGGCAATTTGGTAATCAAATAATTGCTGCATTCTTCTTGGCTTTGCCGCATGATAGCCACCAATTGATTTATGGAAAAAGGAAGCTCTGGCACTAGATAAATTACCATTGATTTCAAAAACCCGATAGTTGCTACTGTCTTGCAATATCTGTGCATCTACCGGAGTGGCTTGAAAAGGTACTTCTATTTCTCTTTTGCTTACAAAATCTTTTTCAGAAACGTATTTTTTGTCCACTACAAACAGATCAAAAATCATGACCAATCCAATAACGACTATAGTAGTTTGCTGAGCCAATTTTTTCTTGATAAACAACAATAAAGATCCAGCCACAAGCAGAATAAAAAATGCAGAACGCAACAAATCAGCGCTGTACATGGTTTTTCGATCTGCTTTTAAAGCGTCTACAAAAGCAGGTCCATAATTTTTGATAAAATAGTCATCACTTGAAGCAGAAAAACTAAAGGTCCCTTTACACAAAAACAGTATCAATAGCACTCCAAGACCAAACAAGGTCGATTGGAGCAAGCCTTTCTTTTGCTGATTTTGATCCAATTGGAAAAAAGACTGTAACCCCATCACTGCTAATACCGGGAAACATAATTCTAGCAGGACTTGTATCGAAGAAACCGCTCTGAATTTATCATACAACGGAATATAATCAATAAAAAAGTTGGTTAGTACTGGAAAGTTTTTTCCCCAAGACAACACCAAAGCAATCATGGCTCCTCCAAAGAAAACGTATTTGATTTTACGATTGTCTATAAACAAAGCTAAGAAAGCCAAAAAGAATACTACTGCCCCAATGTATGCTGGTGCTGCAACAATGGGTTGGTCTCCCCAATAGGTAGGCATTCCTTTTACATAATCTTGCGCTTGACTGTCTGGCACTCCTTGGCTGATCATGAACTGATACATACTACTATCAGTTCCTAAGGTTTCATTATTAGATCCTCCAAAAAGTCTTGGCGCGACCAAATTGAAACTTTCAGCAATGCCATAACTGTACTCAGTTATATAATCACGAGATAACGCACTGTTTTCAGTTACTTTAGAACCATTACTATTGAAGGTCAATTCGTTTTTTCCACGGGTACTAAATTTGGTGTATTCAGTTGTAGCCAATAAATTCGTAGCATTGGCACCAATAGCAAAAATACCAGCAATAGCTAATACCCCAAAAGCAATTCCTAATCCTTTATAGTCTTTCTCTTTGATAAATTGAAAGGAAAAATAACCCACCAACACCAATAAAAAAATCAACAAATAATAGGTCATTTGAAAGTGATTGGCATTAATTTCTAAAGCTGTTGCAAACAGAGTCAGTAAACCACCCCAAACGTATTTTTTTTGAAAGACCATTAGAAATCCTGCAATCACCAAGGGCATATACCCAATAGCATGTGCTTTTGCATTGTGCCCAACTCCCAAAATAATGATCAAATAAGTAGAGAAACCAAAAGCAATCGCTCCAAAAAACGCCTTCAGAGGATCAATTTTAAGCACTAACAATAACCCATAAAATCCTAAGAAATACAAAAATAAATAATCGGCTGGTCGAGGTAAAAAACGCATTACATCATCTAAAGCACCTATATAATCATGTGGATATTTTGCTCCCAATTGATAGGTTGGCATTCCTCCAAAAGCGGAATTGGTCCAATACGGTTCTTTATCTGTTGCTTCGCGAAAATCAATTTGTTCTTTTGCCATTCCAGTATATTGTGCAATATCGGATTGGAAAATTTGTTTTCTCTGTAAAACAGGATAAAAATAAATCAAGGAAACAAGAACAAAACCAATAATGGCAAGCAAATGTGGATAGAACGTATTTAGTTTTTTCAATGTAAAAATAGTTTGGTTAGCATACAGAAAATCAGGATGGAAGCAAATTTAATCTATTTCTTCGTAATCCACATAGTCCCCTACTTTTTTGGTTTCACGAGGGTTTTTAGCATCCGTTTCTTTGTAGATAATTTCATCGTTATTTTGCGCTTTTTTCCAAGCAGCCTCTTGAGCATATTGCTGTTGCTTTTGAAAACTCTCACCTGCCTTTTCTACTGCTTTTTTAACTAACATAGGCAAAAACAAGCGCGCTAAAAACTTAAATAAATAATAGAACATCAATATGTAAAATACAGTTCTTATAAAATTAGAAAAAGAAGCTTCTTGCATAATCGGAATATTTTGCCCAAAAATAATAAATCAATTGTTCAAATTAAAGTTATACCTCTTAAATAAATAATAAATTATAGTACTTTTGATAAGCGTTATTTCCATCTAAACCAATAAAGACAACTATGTTTAAAAATAACCCTTCGATACTATTGAGTTTTTTATTAATTCCACTATGGAGTTTTGCCCAATATACGGACCAAATCAATTCCAATAGACCTGGCGAAACGATGTCGGCTTTTGCAGTAGGAAAATCAGTGATACAATTGGAAACCGGGGCTTATGGAATAAGTCAAAAACACCATTTACTAAACTATGTTACCAATGGTTATGGCATAGACGCAACGATTCGTTATGGCATGTTCAAGGAAAAATTAGAATTCCTTGCCGATGTCCAGTATCAAAGTCAATTGTATGAAGCTCGCTTGATTACAATAGACCAAAAAGCACTTAAACAAACTGTTTTGGGCGCAAAGTATTTACTTTATGATCCTTTTAAAAATCAAGAAAAGAAAGTAAATGTATACAGCTGGAAAGTGGACAAGTCTTTTAAATGGAAGCAATTGATTCCAGCAGTATCTGTTTTTGCTGGTGCGAATATCACTTCAGCGAACAATCCCTATCATTTTTCTACCAAAGCAGGCATTTCGCCCAAAGTTATTTTAATTACTCAAAATCACTTTGGAGATGGAAGCTGGGTATTGGTTACCAATACTATTGCGGACTATATTGGAACTGAATTTCCAAGTTATGGCTATGCGGTCACTCTTACCAAAGGCCTAAATAAAAACTGGTCTGGATTTATAGAAAACCAAGGCTACAAAAGCGATTTTTATAGCGATCTAATTGTCCGATCAGGAGCAGCTTATTTAGTTACAGAAGATCTTCAATTGGACGTTTCTGCAAGTGCAAGTTTAAAAAACACTCCTTCTATTTTTTATGGAGGAATTGGCTTTTCTTACCGTTTTGATGGGAATTATCAAGAAATTAGAACACCTATCGAAGAAGATCCCGTAAGTGTGAAAAAAGAAAAAAATAAAAAGAAAAAGAGATTCCTGATTTTCTAGAACTATACCATGATTCAAATTAAAGAAGCCATTACCAAAAGTGAATTAACCGATTACATTAAATTCCCTTTTACCTTATACAAAGGCAACCAATATTGGGTTCCGCCCATTATCGCTGACGAATTAGAAACTTTTGACAAAAGTAAAAATCCCGCTTTTGAAAATGCGGAAGCCTACTTTTATTTGGCCTATCGCAATAATAAAATTGTAGGACGAATTGCCGCTATTATCAATTGGGAAGAGGTCAATAACCAACAAAAGAAGAAAGTGCGTTTTGGCTGGTTTGACGTCATTGATGATGTGGAAGTAACGAAAGCCTTACTTGAAAAAGTGTATGAGTTAGGCCGTAAAAACAATCTTGAATACGTCGAAGGCCCGATGGGTTTCTCTAATTTGGACAAAGTTGGCGTACTCACCGAAGGTTTTGAAGAAATTGGCACCATGATTACCTGGTACAATCATCCCTATTATTCTGATCATTTTGAACAATTGGGCTATGTTACCGAAAAAGAATATTTGGAAAACAAATTCCCTTTTGAAAATGTGAAATTGGAGTTTTTTGACAAAGCACAAGAGTTAATCAAAAGGCGCTACCAACTGCGACCTCTTAATTTCAAGAAGACCAAAGACGTTTTACCGTATGTGGATAAGATGTTTGATTTATTCAACGCTTCTTATGCTAGTTTGTCTTCATTTGTAGCTATTTCTGATGTCCAAAAAGACTATTTCAAAAAAAAATACATCAGTTTTATCAATCCAGAATATATCAAATTTGTAGAGGACAAAGACGGAAATTTAGTGGCTTTTGCTATTGTAATGCCAAGTTTTTCAAAAGCTTTACAAAAGGCAAATGGCAAATTATTTCCATTTGGTTTCCTGCACCTGCTGAATGCTAGAAACAACAGTAAAGACGTTACTTTTTATTTAATTGGCGTTCATCCAGAATACCAAAACAAAGGAGTTCACGCGATAATTTTTAAAGAATACCATACCACTTTTACCGAAAAAGGGATTCAAAATTGCATCCGAACTCCTGAACTAGCCGACAATCAGGCGATTCATTTGCTTTGGAAAAATTTTGATCCCAAAATTGTCTGCAGAAGAAAAACGTTTCGAAAAGAGTTATAATTATTCAAAAAAAAATCCATTCTTTCGAATGGATTTTTTTTAAACAATATGATTAATTAAGCATCCAAATCTACTTTGGTTTGCTCTGCAATTTGTCTGTAGGTTCCATTGACTAATTTCTCACGAATCGCTTCAAACGCCGATAAAGTTTCGTCAATATCAGCCAAAGTATGAGAAGCTGTTGGAATCATACGCAATAGAATAATTCCTTTTGGAATTACTGGATAGACCACAATTGATAAGAAAATTCCATAATTCTCTCTTAAATCATTCACCATCACCATCGCTTCTGGAATTGAACCTTCCAAATAAACTGGTGTAATACAAGTGTTGGTATCTCCAATATTAAATCCTTTTTCTTTTAAACCGTTTTGCAATGCATTTACGTTCACCCACAATTTATCTTTAATCTCAGAAGATTGACGCAATAATTCCAAACGTTTCAACGAACCAATCGTTTGAATCATAGGCAATGCTTTAGCAAACATTTGCGAACGTAAATTGTATTTCAAATAATCAATAATTTCTTTATCACCAGCAACGAATGCACCAATGTTTGCCATTGATTTAGCAAAAGTTGAAAAGTACACATCAATATCGTCTTGTACTCCTTGCTCCTCACCTGCTCCAGCACCTGTTTTTCCAAGTGTACCAAAACCGTGTGCATCATCAACTAGCAAACGGAAATTGTATTTCTTTTTCATCGCCACCACTTCCTTCAACTTTCCTTGTTGACCACGCATTCCAAAAACTCCTTCAGTAATGAACAAAATTCCACCACCGGTTTCAGTAGCAATTTTTGTAGCACGTTGTAGGTTTTTCTCCATACTCTCCACGTCGTTATGACGGTAGGTAAAACGTTTCCCACTATGCAAACGTACCCCGTCAATAATACAAGCATGTGCATCAACATCGTAGACAATGACGTCATTTCTAGTCACCAAAGCATCAATAGTAGACATAATTCCTTGGTAACCAAAATTCAATAAATAAGCCGATTCTTTCATTACAAAAGCCGCTAATTCTTGTTCTAATTGTTCGTGGTATTTAGTATGGCCGCTCATCATACGAGCTCCCATTGGGTATGCGGCACCGTATTCAATCGCTGCATCGGTATCAGCTTTTCTAACTTCAGGATGATTCGCAAGACCTAAATAATCATTCAAACTCCAGTTTAAAATATCTTTTCCTTGAAATTTCATTCTCGGTCCTAATTCGCCTTCCAATTTTGGAAAAACAAAATAACCTTCTGCTTGTGAAGCCCATTTTCCTAATGGTCCTTTATTAGTCTGAATTCTTTCGAATAAATCTTTTACCATGATATATATTGAAATTGTTTATTTTTTTTCGATCAGCAAAAATAATTATTTAAAATTGATTAACAGAATTGAATGACTATTTATTTTGAATGATGGTAATAACTAAAATTTTTTTGTGATTTAATTAAACAACACTTTTTTATAAAAACGATTCCCATTCCAATCAATACTAATTATATACATAGATTCTTGTAAATGTCCAGAATAATCTAACTTCAATTCTCTTTGATTTAATTTAAAGACTTCGCTTTTTATTAACTGACCATTAATAGATAATAAAGAAACACTAACATAATCTTTTACAATATCTGGAAAACGAAGAGTTACCATTCCATCTTTAGAAGGATTTGGAAAAAGAATAATGCTGTTATCGTCAAAGTCTTCGCTACTAGATAATGTAGCATTAAAAATGGGTAGTTTTACAAAATTAGTACCTAGGACCTGAGTAGCTTCTGCTTCAGACATACACAACCAATCTTGCATCACGGTGGTATACAATTGTCTGTAATCGAACTGCATTTCAACTTGATCACTGACACCCGCATTCAAAGGTAAATTAGGCGACTTTCCGATCATACCTGTAATAGGATACATTGTCTTTTTAACTTGAGAAGAAGTATTAAGCATAGACCCAAAAAATAAAACTGGGGCAGCAGCACCATGATCTGTACCTTGACTCGAATTACTTTTAATTCTTCTACCAAACTCACTAAAAGTCATTCCAGATACTGAATCCGATTTGCCCATTGTTTCTAAATCTTGTTGAAAAGCTCCTATGGCCTGTGATAATAAAGTTAAATTAGTAGCTTGAGTACCCTGAGTCTTGTCTGTAGTATTTACTTGTGCACTATGTGTATCATGCGAATTTGGATGATTTACAATATAAATTGGAGATTTTAAGCCGCCATTAATCAATTTTGCTACGATCTTTAATTGATCTGCTAATTTGTTGTTTTTTGGATAAATTACAGGGGTAGTCAAAGGCACGTTATATGCTTTTTGAATCACCTTGATGTATTCATTACTCTGATCTTTCATCAGTCTTAAAAACGTTAACTCATGACCATAATCTGAATCTGGAGCGGGATCTGCAACGCCATTAATTATATTCAACAAAGCATTGGGATCTGGTGCACTATACCCCATATTAATATGTGGACCTTGTAACGAAAATGGCAAAGTTGAACCAATTTGTATTGCTAAAGGATCTGGCATTTCAGCTGTTGGATATCCATTAGGAAAATTAGGATATTTGATATCTAATGCTCTACCAATCCAACCCGTATCTAAATCTTTAGTACTTCCAGATCCTGTAAACCAAATGTCGGTAGCTTTAAAATGACTATAAATTGGATTAGGATAAGAAACACCTTGCACAATCATCATCTTCCCATTATCATAAAGATTTTTCATCTCAGTCATTGCAGGATGTAAACCTGTTGTGGGATTATCTGAAAGAGTAAGTACCTGTTTTGGATCCATTAAAATGTTAGCTCTAGCATTTACTAAATTACTCCACTTGTCAAGTGGAAAAATAGTATTCAAACCATCATTGCCCCCGTTTTGCTGAATAATTACTAAAATTCTATCACAGTTTAAAGCTGCTAAAGCCATCTTTTCAAGTGATTGACTTAACAAATCGGAAGAGGCAACTACTGGAATTCCTTTTAATAATAAAGGGATGGATGTAAATGTAGTTTTCTTTATAAAGCTTCTTCTTTTCATCTTTTTTACATTAATTGGTATTCTGCTAATTGTGCAATAGATAACAATAATCCTTTCAATCTAGTTTTAACAACTGAAGTAAAGGTGGTATTGTTTGGTGAATTAGTATAATTTACCCATGCTGTAGTCCAATATGAATTATTAGTTTGATTCGATAATAAATTTTGAACTTTTAAACTGTCTTTTACATTTGTGCTAAGATCAATTGACAATAAATATTTCACACACTCATTTACCAATAGATCAGGATTCTCTATTATTGATCCAGGAAATTGGGAAACCCAAGCAATAACATCTACTTCTATTTTAACTTTAAATCCATTAAATGTTGGTGAGTAACCATTAAAAATAGTATTAATAAAAGAATAGCGTTTTTGAACAGTATTCGAATTAATCCAATACTCATGAAATGAAGGCGATTGATAAAATGCATTCCAACCTGAAACGTTTGGCACTTCTCCCATTGTTTGTTCCATTGGCTTCATAATAGTGGAATTAAAATATCTCCACAAGGAATATTGGGCATCAAAATTAGATGTATCGGACACATTATGAACTATATTAAAAGTTCGCAAACTACCTAAAACTAGGTCAAATGGAGATTTGATGTATACCCCACGATTGGCCATATCAAAAAAATGTTCGCTTTTAAACAAGGCCTCTAACACTGGTTTTATCTCCCAATTAGCTGCTACAAATATTCTTGCCAAAGGTTGAATTACATTTGCTTCAACTGATGCATCAATATCATAATATACAAAATACCGATACAATCTTCTACAAATGTATTCCGATACCACTTGCTGCTTACTAAATAGCATCGTTATAAATGCATCTAATTCAGCTGATCCATTTGAATTGATAACAGTATTGTTAAAAAAAGGGGAAAAGGTTTTGTTAGAAGTATCGTGTAGCGAACTAACAAATGAAGTAGTAGTTGGGGATTGTGTCAAATTTTGAACCCTCCATCCTGTCAGCACTTTAGCAGCTTGAACAACATCAGATTCCGTATATTGACTCAAAGGATCTTTTCCAAGTGTAAATAATTCCATTATTTCACGAGCAAAATTTTCATCTGGTGCCGTTTTGGTATTAACTTGATTATTCAAATAGTACATCATAGCAGGTTGAGTTGCTATATTTCGAATAATTACTTTGAAATTACCCGTTGCATTAGCTCTTAAAAATTTGAAATAATCATAACCAATTCTTGCCGAATTAGAACCTGATGCCGATCTTACAGTATCCAAATCAATTGGTATAAAATGATACCAAAACCAAAGCATCTTTTCGCGAATAATATTTTCTTGATTTAATACTTGACCGGTATTCCAACTAGACAAACTTATGTTTCTGTAAAAATCGGTAGTTCCCCCTATTGAATTAGAATTAAAGGCATGATTGGTCCAATCTTCACCATAAGCTATACCGCCTTCGTCATTAAAAACATTCTGATAATTATTTACAGGCGGTAAAGGTGTTGGGTTAGTAAAATTTAAAAGTTGATTCACAGCAGAATTCAATCCACCAGAAACAAATGTATTTAAGTCATTAATTTTAAATCCAAAAAGGGTTCGTTTCAATAAATGTATAGCCTCTTTTTCTGTCCAAACACCTGTATAAGGAGTAATCCCAGAAGTAATTGTATTTTTTCGGTTAAAGATTCTTGAAGAGGTTGTGTCTACATATCGACGTCCATTGTATACTTTTCTTCTGTATTTCTCCAATAAAGGATCTATACCATTTGAATTTCTACGCACAATTAATTTAAATAATTGTCTTCTAGATAATTTATTACTCATTTGAAACAAATTAAAAAAATAAATATACTATTTTTTTTTAACCTTATTGTCTTAAAATTTAATACGTTACAAAGACTCAAATTAATATCTTTGAAAATTATAATAAACCATATCATGCAACTCGTTTTCGCTTCCAACAATAAAAATAAAATCAAGGAAATTCAATTGTTACTACCCGATTCCATTCAAATCTTAAGCTTGGAAGATATTGGCTGTACCGAAGAGATTCCCGAAACAGCCACTACTATTGAAGGAAATGCGATTCTAAAAGCCAATTATGTCAGTCAAAAATACGGTTACGATTGTTTTGCAGACGATTCTGGATTGGAAGTAGACGCTTTGTATGGCGAACCTGGCGTTTTTTCGGCACGATATGCTGGCGAACCAAAAAATGACGAGAACAATATTGACAAATTAATAGCCAATTTAAACGGAATTGAAAACAAAAAAGCCAATTTCAAAACCGTTATTTGTTTAAATCTCCAGGGTGAACAACATTTATTTACCGGAATAATTAACGGAAAAATAATTGAAGAACGCATGGGCACCAACGGATTTGGTTACGATCCCATTTTTGTTGCTGATGGCTATCAACAAACGTTTGCTGAGTTGACTTTAGAGGAAAAAGCAAGAATCAGCCACCGTGGTATTGCGGTTCAAAAGTTGATAAATTATTTGCATTTTTAGTCCAAATAAATTTTGTTTAACAACAAAAAAGTCAGATCAGCTTCTTTCATTCAAAACACATTTAACATAACTACTTGATAATCAAAAAATAACAAATTAGTTTATATCGTTTTTAAAACCTACCTTTGCAGCCAATTTAAAATAATATATGAACAAATTTGAACAATTAGGTCTGAATGAGTCGCTACTGCTTGCGATCAAAGATCTAGGATTTGAGAATCCATCAGAAGTGCAAGAAAAAGCGATTCCAGTACTATTGGAACAAAACACAGACTTAGTAGCTTTAGCACAAACAGGAACAGGGAAAACAGCAGCTTTTGGTTTTCCACTTATTCAAAAAATTGATGCTGAA
This sequence is a window from Flavobacterium ammoniigenes. Protein-coding genes within it:
- a CDS encoding GTP cyclohydrolase, whose product is MIQIKEAITKSELTDYIKFPFTLYKGNQYWVPPIIADELETFDKSKNPAFENAEAYFYLAYRNNKIVGRIAAIINWEEVNNQQKKKVRFGWFDVIDDVEVTKALLEKVYELGRKNNLEYVEGPMGFSNLDKVGVLTEGFEEIGTMITWYNHPYYSDHFEQLGYVTEKEYLENKFPFENVKLEFFDKAQELIKRRYQLRPLNFKKTKDVLPYVDKMFDLFNASYASLSSFVAISDVQKDYFKKKYISFINPEYIKFVEDKDGNLVAFAIVMPSFSKALQKANGKLFPFGFLHLLNARNNSKDVTFYLIGVHPEYQNKGVHAIIFKEYHTTFTEKGIQNCIRTPELADNQAIHLLWKNFDPKIVCRRKTFRKEL
- a CDS encoding DUF4834 family protein produces the protein MQEASFSNFIRTVFYILMFYYLFKFLARLFLPMLVKKAVEKAGESFQKQQQYAQEAAWKKAQNNDEIIYKETDAKNPRETKKVGDYVDYEEID
- a CDS encoding aminotransferase class I/II-fold pyridoxal phosphate-dependent enzyme, whose translation is MVKDLFERIQTNKGPLGKWASQAEGYFVFPKLEGELGPRMKFQGKDILNWSLNDYLGLANHPEVRKADTDAAIEYGAAYPMGARMMSGHTKYHEQLEQELAAFVMKESAYLLNFGYQGIMSTIDALVTRNDVIVYDVDAHACIIDGVRLHSGKRFTYRHNDVESMEKNLQRATKIATETGGGILFITEGVFGMRGQQGKLKEVVAMKKKYNFRLLVDDAHGFGTLGKTGAGAGEEQGVQDDIDVYFSTFAKSMANIGAFVAGDKEIIDYLKYNLRSQMFAKALPMIQTIGSLKRLELLRQSSEIKDKLWVNVNALQNGLKEKGFNIGDTNTCITPVYLEGSIPEAMVMVNDLRENYGIFLSIVVYPVIPKGIILLRMIPTASHTLADIDETLSAFEAIREKLVNGTYRQIAEQTKVDLDA
- a CDS encoding glycosyltransferase family 4 protein, translating into MANNSTKKLLIITYYWPPAGGPGVQRWLKFVKYLPDFDVQPIVFVPENPTYPIVDSNLVAEVSDKAIILKTPIFEPYQLASFLSKNKTKKISSGIIPNQKKQSFLEKVMLWVRGNLFIPDARVFWVKPSVAYLEKYIRENEIDTIITSGPPHSLHLIGLELKQKMNLKWLADFRDPWTTIGYHKSLRLSQYAAKKHKQLERQVLNTADTIIVTSKTTKAEFQALTTKPIEVITNGFDVEKVDKQSLDTKFSLAHIGSFLSERNPKIVWESLVELCTEIPDFKSHLEIKLIGAISQEVLETIEQFGLNLYLNNLGYVSHAEAVAHQRKSQVLLLIEINSEETKSILPGKLFEYMVSERPILAIGPKDSDFAEIITNTNSGVFFEYSEKAKLKQTIQEYYNQFLVGKLQSHAVGLQQYSRKNLTQQLVELLRQQ
- a CDS encoding YfhO family protein; the encoded protein is MKKLNTFYPHLLAIIGFVLVSLIYFYPVLQRKQIFQSDIAQYTGMAKEQIDFREATDKEPYWTNSAFGGMPTYQLGAKYPHDYIGALDDVMRFLPRPADYLFLYFLGFYGLLLVLKIDPLKAFFGAIAFGFSTYLIIILGVGHNAKAHAIGYMPLVIAGFLMVFQKKYVWGGLLTLFATALEINANHFQMTYYLLIFLLVLVGYFSFQFIKEKDYKGLGIAFGVLAIAGIFAIGANATNLLATTEYTKFSTRGKNELTFNSNGSKVTENSALSRDYITEYSYGIAESFNLVAPRLFGGSNNETLGTDSSMYQFMISQGVPDSQAQDYVKGMPTYWGDQPIVAAPAYIGAVVFFLAFLALFIDNRKIKYVFFGGAMIALVLSWGKNFPVLTNFFIDYIPLYDKFRAVSSIQVLLELCFPVLAVMGLQSFFQLDQNQQKKGLLQSTLFGLGVLLILFLCKGTFSFSASSDDYFIKNYGPAFVDALKADRKTMYSADLLRSAFFILLVAGSLLLFIKKKLAQQTTIVVIGLVMIFDLFVVDKKYVSEKDFVSKREIEVPFQATPVDAQILQDSSNYRVFEINGNLSSARASFFHKSIGGYHAAKPRRMQQLFDYQIAKNNLEPLNFLNVKYLIQTDKEGKEFPIANPDANGNAWFVSQVKLVPTADEEMKALGQLDSKNVAVLNSKEFTMNKLAFVKDSSAVITLDSYQPNHLQYTSINANEGLAVFSEMYYKNGWNAYIDGNKVEHLQVDYVLRALVLPAGKHSVEFKFEPQVVQTGSTITLVSSIGILLLLMGGIYFERKKTIEMQQNGK
- a CDS encoding transporter; protein product: MFKNNPSILLSFLLIPLWSFAQYTDQINSNRPGETMSAFAVGKSVIQLETGAYGISQKHHLLNYVTNGYGIDATIRYGMFKEKLEFLADVQYQSQLYEARLITIDQKALKQTVLGAKYLLYDPFKNQEKKVNVYSWKVDKSFKWKQLIPAVSVFAGANITSANNPYHFSTKAGISPKVILITQNHFGDGSWVLVTNTIADYIGTEFPSYGYAVTLTKGLNKNWSGFIENQGYKSDFYSDLIVRSGAAYLVTEDLQLDVSASASLKNTPSIFYGGIGFSYRFDGNYQEIRTPIEEDPVSVKKEKNKKKKRFLIF
- a CDS encoding DUF1501 domain-containing protein, with the protein product MKRRSFIKKTTFTSIPLLLKGIPVVASSDLLSQSLEKMALAALNCDRILVIIQQNGGNDGLNTIFPLDKWSNLVNARANILMDPKQVLTLSDNPTTGLHPAMTEMKNLYDNGKMMIVQGVSYPNPIYSHFKATDIWFTGSGSTKDLDTGWIGRALDIKYPNFPNGYPTAEMPDPLAIQIGSTLPFSLQGPHINMGYSAPDPNALLNIINGVADPAPDSDYGHELTFLRLMKDQSNEYIKVIQKAYNVPLTTPVIYPKNNKLADQLKIVAKLINGGLKSPIYIVNHPNSHDTHSAQVNTTDKTQGTQATNLTLLSQAIGAFQQDLETMGKSDSVSGMTFSEFGRRIKSNSSQGTDHGAAAPVLFFGSMLNTSSQVKKTMYPITGMIGKSPNLPLNAGVSDQVEMQFDYRQLYTTVMQDWLCMSEAEATQVLGTNFVKLPIFNATLSSSEDFDDNSIILFPNPSKDGMVTLRFPDIVKDYVSVSLLSINGQLIKSEVFKLNQRELKLDYSGHLQESMYIISIDWNGNRFYKKVLFN